The sequence ATATTAAAACACTCTATTTTAAATTATAGCATGAAACATATAATTATCATAGTATTTTTTTGTTGTCTATATCTATAATTACTGATATACTAAATATGAAAAACTTTGAGAGGAGTTGGTTTTGTTGACATTATCTTATAGAAAAGAATTAAAGAATTTGATCCCTTATAAGCCGGGAAAACCCATAGAAGATGTAAAAAGAGAATATGGGTTAGACAAGGTCATCAAATTGGCTTCAAATGAAAATCCTTTAGGTTGTTCTGAGAAGGTCAAAGAAGCGATAACTCGTGCTTTAAATGACTTATCTATATATCCTGACGGAAATGCAACTTTACTTAAAGAAAGTATATCTAAAAAATACAACATTCCTGTAGATGAAATCCTTCCCACCAGTGGCTCTGATGAAATGATAGATTTGATAGCAAAGACTTTTATTGAAAAAGATGATGAAGCAATAATGGCTGATATAACGTTCCCACGATATGCCGCTACGACAAATATGATGGGAGGAGTACCTGTAATAGTTCCTCTGAAAAATTATACTCATGATTTAACGGCGATATTAAAAGCTATAACTCCCAAGACAAAAATTATATGGATATGCAATCCAAATAATCCGACCGGAACTATATGCTCGGAAGAAGAGGTAATAGATTTCTTAAACAAAGTACCTCAAAATGTAGCAGTTGCTTATGACATAGCTTATGGCGAATATGTGGAAAGAAAAGATTATCCTCGAAATAGTATCGATTTCATAAAAAAATATCCCAATGTTATGGTAATGAAAACATTTTCTAAAGCATATGGCCTTGCCGGTCTAAGAGTTGCTTATACAATAGCAAACAAAGAAATTATCGAAAATATCAATAAAGTAAGAGGTCCCTTTAATGTAAACTCCTTGGCTCAAATAGCTGCGGTTGCGGCATTAAAAGATGAAGAATTTCTTAAAAAAACTTATAAAGCAAATATTGAAGGAAAAAAATATTTATACCAGCAGTTTGATGATATGAAATTATCATATCCCCCTTCCGAAGCAAATCATATTTACGTAAATATAGAAAGGGATGCAAATGAAACATTCATTGAACTTCAAAAAAGAGGAATAATAATCCGTCCTATGGGTGGAACATGGATAAGAGTTTCAATTGGTACCATGGAGGAAAACCGATTATTCATTAAAAATTTAAAAGACATTCTAAATAAATAAAAAAGTTTCTATCTAAACATTAGCATATTAAAAACGCTTTTTTGAAACCCATTTTAAAACTTTCCTGTGGGTTATAAAAATCCAGAGGTTCTGGGGACATGGCAACATATAGATTGCCTTCCCCTATATGGCCTCAAATATTATCCTCCAAGGTAAGCTTTCTTTACCTTTTCATCATTTAAAAGGCTTGCCGCGTCTCCTTCCATATCAATTACCCCATTTCTGATTATATAGGCTCTATTCGTATATTTAAGGGCCATATTAGCATTCTGTTCAACCAATAAGATTGTAGTGCCATTTTCATTTATATCTTGTATAATCGAAAAAATTTCTTTAACAATTATAGGTGCCAATCCCATGGACGGTTCGTCCAATAACAATATGTTCGGTCTCGAAAGAAGTGCTCTGCCAATAGAAAGCATCTGCTGCTCCCCTCCGGATAAATTACCTGCATATTGATTTTTCCTTTCATAAAGTTTTGGAAATAAAGAAAATACTTTATCCATATCCTTTTTTATTTGGGGTTTATCAGTCCTTGTAAAGGCTCCCATTTCAATATTTTCAAGAACGGACATAGTCGAAAATACCCTTCTTCCTTCCGGCACATGCGATATTCCCATCTTAACAATATCCGAAGCAGAATATTTGCTTATATCCCGGCCATCATATTCTATACTTCCGGACTTCAATTTTTTAATTCCCGATATGGTACGCAATGTTGTAGTCTTACCGGCCCCATTAGAACCAATTAATGTTACTATTTCTCCCTTGTTTACCTTTAAGCTTACATCTTTCAAAACATGAATGGCTCCATAGTAAACATTCAAATTATGCAATTCAAGCATATTATTCACCTCCAAGATATGCTTTAATTACTTGTGGATTAGTCTGAATTTCCTGAGGAGTTCCGTCCGCTATTAACGTTCCATAGTCAAATACAAATATTTTATTACAAATTTCCATAACTAAAGACATATCATGTTCTATAAGAATTATAGTAAGACTGAATTCATCTTTGATCCAATTAATTAATTTTGTTAATTCCTTTGTCTCATTTGTATTCATTCCGGCGGCCGGTTCATCTAAAAGGAGTACTTTAGGCTTAGCAGCCAAAGCTCTTGCAATTTCTACTTTTCTTTGTTCTCCATAGGGAAGATTCTTTGCTAATTCATCTTTCTTATCATAAATATTGAATATCTTCAGCAGTTCAACTGCTTTCTCATATGCCTCTTTTTCATTCCTATAAAAAGATGGCAGTCTAAATAAAGAAGGTAATATTCCATAATTCAGATTACAGTGATATCCAATGAGAATATTATCAAGTACACTCATATTTTTAAAAAGCCTTATGTTCTGAAAAGTTCTTGATACTCCGTATTTAGGCATTTTAAAAGGTTTAAAATCTTTTGATAAAATTTTCTTTTTAAAATTATATGTTATATCGCCGGAACTGGGACTATAAATGCCTGTTAGGAGATTAAAAAAAGTTGTTTTCCCTGCGCCATTTGGTCCGATTACTCCTACTA is a genomic window of Acidilutibacter cellobiosedens containing:
- the hisC gene encoding histidinol-phosphate transaminase; this encodes MTLSYRKELKNLIPYKPGKPIEDVKREYGLDKVIKLASNENPLGCSEKVKEAITRALNDLSIYPDGNATLLKESISKKYNIPVDEILPTSGSDEMIDLIAKTFIEKDDEAIMADITFPRYAATTNMMGGVPVIVPLKNYTHDLTAILKAITPKTKIIWICNPNNPTGTICSEEEVIDFLNKVPQNVAVAYDIAYGEYVERKDYPRNSIDFIKKYPNVMVMKTFSKAYGLAGLRVAYTIANKEIIENINKVRGPFNVNSLAQIAAVAALKDEEFLKKTYKANIEGKKYLYQQFDDMKLSYPPSEANHIYVNIERDANETFIELQKRGIIIRPMGGTWIRVSIGTMEENRLFIKNLKDILNK
- a CDS encoding ABC transporter ATP-binding protein, encoding MLELHNLNVYYGAIHVLKDVSLKVNKGEIVTLIGSNGAGKTTTLRTISGIKKLKSGSIEYDGRDISKYSASDIVKMGISHVPEGRRVFSTMSVLENIEMGAFTRTDKPQIKKDMDKVFSLFPKLYERKNQYAGNLSGGEQQMLSIGRALLSRPNILLLDEPSMGLAPIIVKEIFSIIQDINENGTTILLVEQNANMALKYTNRAYIIRNGVIDMEGDAASLLNDEKVKKAYLGG
- a CDS encoding ABC transporter ATP-binding protein, whose translation is MDVLTVNNLCKSFGGVKAISNISMSIEEGEIVGVIGPNGAGKTTFFNLLTGIYSPSSGDITYNFKKKILSKDFKPFKMPKYGVSRTFQNIRLFKNMSVLDNILIGYHCNLNYGILPSLFRLPSFYRNEKEAYEKAVELLKIFNIYDKKDELAKNLPYGEQRKVEIARALAAKPKVLLLDEPAAGMNTNETKELTKLINWIKDEFSLTIILIEHDMSLVMEICNKIFVFDYGTLIADGTPQEIQTNPQVIKAYLGGE